A section of the Kribbella sp. HUAS MG21 genome encodes:
- a CDS encoding M50 family metallopeptidase → MKEFWDNITSVQPDPSLRLVIGTGVVALLLIAWRPIWRHTRQVVTIAHEGAHGLIAALVGRKLSGIRLHSDTSGVTVSRGKPTGGGMIAVLLAGYPGPALFGLAAAFVLSRGYAVALLWGLLLALVILLLQIRNLFGLWSVLVFGAVVFSVTWWGSPAVQSTFAHLLTWFLLLAAPRAVLELQHSRRRGQGRTSDADQLRRLTGVPAILWVGVFGLVTLSCLAVGVMWSGVLPG, encoded by the coding sequence GTGAAGGAGTTCTGGGACAACATCACGTCGGTGCAGCCGGATCCGTCGCTGCGGCTGGTGATCGGGACCGGCGTGGTCGCGCTGCTGCTGATCGCGTGGCGACCGATCTGGAGGCACACGCGGCAGGTCGTGACGATCGCGCACGAGGGCGCGCACGGACTTATCGCCGCGCTGGTCGGTCGCAAGCTGTCCGGGATCCGCCTGCACTCGGACACGTCAGGCGTCACCGTGTCGCGCGGCAAGCCCACCGGCGGCGGCATGATCGCCGTACTGCTGGCCGGCTACCCAGGTCCCGCGCTCTTCGGGCTGGCTGCCGCGTTCGTCCTCAGCCGCGGGTACGCCGTCGCGCTCCTGTGGGGGCTGTTGCTCGCGCTGGTGATCCTGTTGCTCCAGATCCGCAATCTGTTCGGGCTGTGGTCGGTGCTGGTGTTCGGCGCGGTGGTCTTCAGCGTGACGTGGTGGGGATCGCCGGCGGTGCAGTCGACCTTCGCGCACCTGCTCACGTGGTTCCTGTTGCTGGCGGCGCCGCGTGCCGTGCTGGAGCTACAGCACTCACGCCGCCGCGGACAGGGCCGTACGTCGGACGCGGACCAGCTGCGCCGCCTGACCGGCGTACCGGCGATTCTGTGGGTCGGTGTGTTCGGCCTGGTGACGCTCAGCTGTTTGGCCGTCGGGGTGATGTGGTCCGGAGTACTGCCGGGCTGA
- a CDS encoding S41 family peptidase has product MSQPRTIKTATKKRATTARRKPATKAQAVVPLADFLGSAGNLTLAQRKLLVDQALLLLGENYVHLPLKMAMHAVNPLQRLRVLRARMERQTTATMEAEWMFHREMSSIFNSVRDLHTNYLLPVPFAGKIAFLPFMIEKCHDADGTERYLVTRTVTGYQAPQFGPGAEVTHWNGTPIARAVVLNGAIFAGSNEAASRARGLDSLTLRPLVIQAPPDEDWVTLTYVGLDGSQQELREQWKVTANLPPMTDLDAVSETSASMGLDLDSDEKSRAKKALYVRDVVELERGRSSAELAVPAAVGGADLPTTMPGVFRAREVVTPSGTFGHLRIFTFSVQDPVAFRDEFARLAAALPQNGLIVDVRDNGGGHIYASEFTLQTLTPRRIAPEPVQFISTPLNLRICRRHQNNPSGIDLGPWFDSLDLAIETGAQYSAAKPITPEDGANDIGQTYLGPVVLITDARVYSATDIFAAGFADHEIGTILGVDDNTGAGGANVWTHGLLAALLNEPPPPDETSPYVALPNGANLRVSIRRTLRVGKLAGTPVEDLGIKPHETHRMTRADVLEGNVDLLKRAGELLAAMPLRRLDLQTSFTGTTLTVAIDVQGIDRVDVYLDDRPISSEDVTGTAAIDILDVTPGQLLRTDGYEAGVLVASRRVTV; this is encoded by the coding sequence ATGTCTCAACCACGCACGATCAAGACCGCGACGAAGAAGCGCGCCACGACCGCCCGGCGGAAGCCGGCCACGAAGGCGCAGGCCGTCGTACCGCTGGCTGACTTCCTCGGCTCGGCCGGCAACCTGACGCTGGCGCAGCGCAAGCTCCTGGTGGACCAGGCGCTGCTGCTGCTCGGCGAGAACTACGTCCACCTGCCGCTGAAGATGGCGATGCACGCCGTGAACCCGCTGCAGCGGCTGCGCGTGCTGCGCGCCCGGATGGAGCGCCAGACCACCGCGACGATGGAAGCCGAGTGGATGTTCCACCGCGAGATGTCGAGCATCTTCAATTCGGTCCGCGACCTGCACACCAACTACCTGCTGCCGGTGCCCTTCGCCGGCAAGATCGCGTTCCTGCCGTTCATGATCGAGAAGTGCCACGACGCTGACGGCACCGAGCGGTACCTCGTCACCCGTACCGTCACCGGCTACCAGGCGCCGCAGTTCGGTCCCGGCGCCGAGGTGACGCACTGGAACGGCACGCCGATCGCCCGCGCGGTCGTCCTGAACGGCGCGATCTTCGCGGGCAGCAACGAGGCCGCCAGCCGCGCCCGCGGCCTGGACTCGCTCACGTTGCGCCCGCTGGTGATCCAGGCGCCGCCCGACGAGGACTGGGTGACGCTCACGTACGTCGGCCTCGACGGCTCCCAGCAGGAACTGCGCGAACAGTGGAAGGTCACCGCCAACCTGCCGCCGATGACGGACCTGGACGCGGTCAGCGAGACGTCGGCGTCGATGGGGCTCGACCTCGACTCCGACGAGAAGTCCCGGGCGAAGAAGGCGCTGTACGTCCGCGACGTCGTCGAACTCGAACGCGGCCGGTCGTCCGCGGAACTCGCCGTACCGGCCGCGGTCGGCGGTGCGGACCTGCCGACCACGATGCCCGGCGTGTTCCGGGCCCGCGAGGTCGTGACGCCGTCCGGGACCTTCGGGCACCTGCGGATCTTCACGTTCAGCGTCCAGGACCCGGTCGCGTTCCGGGACGAGTTCGCCCGGCTGGCCGCGGCGCTGCCGCAGAACGGCCTGATCGTCGACGTCCGCGACAACGGCGGCGGGCACATCTACGCCAGCGAGTTCACCCTGCAGACGCTGACGCCGCGGCGGATCGCGCCGGAGCCGGTGCAGTTCATCAGTACGCCGCTCAACCTGCGGATCTGCCGGCGGCACCAGAACAACCCGTCCGGGATCGACCTCGGCCCGTGGTTCGACTCGCTCGACCTGGCGATCGAGACCGGGGCGCAGTACTCGGCCGCGAAGCCGATCACGCCGGAGGACGGCGCGAACGACATCGGGCAGACGTACCTCGGTCCGGTCGTGCTGATCACCGACGCCCGGGTGTACTCGGCCACCGACATCTTCGCCGCCGGGTTCGCCGACCACGAGATCGGCACCATCCTCGGCGTCGACGACAACACCGGCGCGGGCGGCGCGAACGTCTGGACGCACGGCCTGCTCGCGGCGCTGCTCAACGAGCCGCCGCCACCGGACGAGACCTCGCCGTACGTCGCGCTGCCGAACGGCGCGAACCTGCGGGTCTCGATCCGGCGGACGCTCCGGGTCGGCAAGCTCGCCGGGACGCCGGTCGAGGACCTCGGCATCAAACCGCACGAGACGCACCGAATGACCAGGGCGGACGTGCTCGAGGGCAACGTCGACCTGCTGAAGCGGGCCGGTGAACTGCTGGCCGCGATGCCGTTGCGGCGGCTCGACCTGCAGACGTCGTTCACCGGTACGACGCTCACGGTCGCGATCGATGTCCAGGGCATCGATCGGGTCGACGTGTACCTCGACGACCGCCCGATCAGCTCCGAGGACGTGACCGGAACGGCCGCGATCGACATCCTCGACGTCACCCCGGGCCAGTTGCTGCGCACCGACGGCTACGAGGCGGGAGTGCTGGTGGCGTCCCGCCGGGTTACCGTCTGA
- a CDS encoding DUF664 domain-containing protein translates to MKTSELLLDAHSRIHEVLHEVVTGLDDKTLATRPGDSANSIAWLVWHLTRVQDDHLADAGEYEQVYTADGWYERLGLPLDEADTGYAHTSEQVALVKLSGEQLLGYYDAVHQRTASFLRTTTDEGLDRIVDRRWDPPVTLGVRLVSVIDDCAQHAGQAAYVKGLLS, encoded by the coding sequence ATGAAGACAAGCGAATTGCTGCTCGATGCCCACAGCCGGATCCACGAGGTGCTGCACGAGGTTGTGACCGGGCTCGACGACAAGACGCTCGCGACGCGCCCGGGCGACAGCGCGAACTCGATCGCCTGGCTCGTCTGGCACCTGACTCGGGTCCAGGACGATCACCTGGCGGACGCGGGCGAGTACGAGCAGGTCTACACCGCGGACGGCTGGTACGAGCGGCTCGGGCTGCCGCTCGACGAGGCCGACACCGGGTACGCGCACACCTCCGAGCAGGTCGCGCTGGTGAAGCTGTCCGGAGAGCAGCTGCTCGGGTACTACGACGCGGTGCACCAGCGGACCGCGTCGTTCCTGCGCACCACGACCGACGAGGGCCTCGACCGGATCGTCGACCGGCGCTGGGATCCGCCGGTCACGCTCGGCGTGCGGCTGGTCAGCGTCATCGACGACTGCGCCCAGCACGCGGGCCAGGCGGCGTACGTGAAGGGCCTGCTCAGCTGA